Proteins encoded together in one Coffea arabica cultivar ET-39 chromosome 2c, Coffea Arabica ET-39 HiFi, whole genome shotgun sequence window:
- the LOC113727882 gene encoding aspartic proteinase oryzasin-1: MERRYLWAAFVLGAIVCSLFPLPSEGLKRISLKKKPLDIQSIRAAKLAHLESTHGAGRKEMDNNLGSSNEDILPLKNYLDAQYYGEIGIGTPPQKFTVIFDTGSSNLWVPSAKCYFSIACWLHSKYKAKKSSTYTAIGKSCSIRYGSGSISGFSSQDNVEVGDLVVKDQVFIEASREGSLTFVIAKFDGILGLGFQEIAVDNMVPVWYNMVDQGLVDEQVFSFWLNRDPNAEDGGELVFGGVDTNHFKGKHTYVPVTQKGYWQFKMGDFLIGNVSTGFCEGGCAAIVDSGTSLLAGPTTVVTQINHAIGAEGVVSTECKEIVSQYGELIWDLLVSGVLPDRVCKQAGLCPLRGAQHENAYIKSVVDEENKEEASVGESPMCTACEMAVVWMQNQLKQQGTKEKVLAYVNQLCESIPSPMGESIIDCNSLSTLPNVSFTIGGKSFELTPKEYVLRTGEGFAEVCISGFMAMDVPPPRGPIWVLGDVFMGVYHTVFDYGNLRMGFARAA, from the exons ATGGAGAGGAGGTACCTTTGGGCAGCATTTGTATTAGGGGCGATTGTGTGTTCTCTATTTCCTCTTCCTTCTGAAGGATTAAAGCGAATTAGCCTGAAAAAAAAACCCTTAGATATTCAAAGCATAAGAGCTGCCAAATTAGCTCATCTGGAGAGCACACATGGCGCTGGTAGGAAAGAGATGGACAACAATTTAGGCAGTTCCAATGAGGACATATTGCCTTTAAAGAATTACCTGGATGCCCAGTACTATGGAGAGATTGGAATTGGTACTCCACCTCAGAAGTTCACAGTTATATTTGATACAGGCAGTTCCAACCTCTGGGTGCCATCGGCAAAATGTTACTTCTCT ATTGCCTGCTGGCTCCACTCCAAGTACAAGGCAAAGAAGTCAAGTACTTATACAGCCATAG GGAAATCTTGTTCAATTCGTTATGGTTCTGGATCAATTTCTGGATTCTCCAGTCAAGATAACGTTGAAGTTGGTGATCTTGTTGTCAAAGATCAA GTTTttattgaagcttcacgagaaGGAAGTCTTACATTTGTAATTGCCAAGTTTGACGGGATACTTGGCCTTGGATTCCAGGAAATCGCTGTTGATAACATGGTGCCGGTCTG GTATAATATGGTGGACCAAGGTCTCGTGGATGAGCAAGTATTCTCTTTCTGGCTAAACCGCGATCCAAATGCTGAAGACGGAGGTGAGCTTGTCTTTGGTGGTGTAGATACAAATCACTTCAAGGGAAAGCATACATATGTTCCTGTAACTCAGAAGGGATACTGGCAA TTTAAAATGGGAGATTTTCTCATTGGGAACGTCTCAACAG GCTTTTGTGAAGGAGGTTGTGCTGCTATTGTGGACTCTGGAACATCGTTGCTCGCTGGTCCAACT ACTGTTGTGACTCAAATTAATCATGCCATTGGAGCTGAAGGAGTAGTTAGCACTGAATGTAAAGAAATTGTTTCACAGTATGGTGAACTGATTTGGGATCTCCTCGTATCAGGG GTACTACCCGACAGAGTTTGTAAACAAGCTGGTTTATGTCCCCTTCGTGGTGCTCAGCATGAGAA TGCTTATATCAAGTCAGTCGTCGATGAGGAGAACAAGGAGGAAGCTTCTGTTGGTGAATCCCCGATGTGTACTGCTTGTGAAATGGCTGTTGTTTGGATGCAAAACCAGCTGAAACAGCAGGGAACTAAGGAGAAAGTGCTTGCATATGTGAATCAG CTTTGTGAAAGCATACCAAGTCCCATGGGAGAATCCATCATTGACTGCAACAGTTTATCCACCCTGCCAAATGTTTCATTCACCATCGGAGGGAAAAGTTTTGAGCTGACCCCTAAGGAG TATGTTCTTCGAACTGGAGAAGGCTTTGCTGAAGTCTGCATCAGTGGATTCATGGCTATGGATGTGCCGCCGCCTCGTGGTCCCATCTG GGTTCTGGGAGATGTGTTCATGGGAGTGTACCACACCGTGTTTGATTATGGTAATCTCCGGATGGGTTTCGCAAGAGCTGCTTAG